The Bernardetia sp. ABR2-2B DNA window CCTGTATTTCCTGATGGTGAATAAATAGCAACATCGGCCACTAAAGTTTCACTAGCATCAACAGTATACTCTTGAACCACAACTCCATTTTTATAAAACTTCATCTGACTACCCTCTCTTGCTACTGTAAATACATCTCCTGCTTGGTAAGCGACAGGTGTACCACGTTGGCGGTTAAAACTTGGAATCGCAAGTGAGTTGGCTACAAAATACCACGCATAATCAATAGATGTATAAGATACTTCTGTATTAGGAGTTGCTAAACCTACCATATAAAACGTTTTGTTATCAACAATAGTATTACTAACCCATCCATCATTACTACTTGTAATTGATTGTGTTGAAGTAGCTCCACTTGTCCAACTTTTAGTAGAACTTGTTTTAGTGAAAACATTATTTGATAGACCTATATCTACTGCATTGTCAATATTGATAGAGTAACCAATAGCAACATGTTTGGTACGAGAACCATATGATCCAGAAGCAGTAACAGAATAAATGCCTGTATTCTTATTTGAAACATTAGGCGTAGTTTCTCCTCCTCCTGACCACAAATAACTAGTAATGCCTGTCTCTCCAAATAAGGTTGTTGTTGCAGCTCCTGCTCCATCAGTAGGGCAAGTATTGGAAGTAATAGAACTAACTTCTAAAGTTATAGGACAAGACGTAAATTGTATTTGTGGAACAACAGCAGAACTTGTAAGTGCTGAAACATCAACCGTTAAATCTCCTGTTGTAACTCCAGGAACTGTTCTAAATGCGACTCCATTTTTAGAATATACAAGTGTTGTTCCTGTACGCTCTATTTGAAAATCATCTCCTACCTCATAAGTACCAAATTCACCACCAACACCATACGGAATTCCATTCTCATAAACAGCAATAGTTCCAGCATTAGTAAGATAAATAGCAAAACGAATTTGTCTAAAACCTACTACTCCTTTATTATAAGAAAGACCAACCATATAATTATAGTTTTCAGAGTCTGATGCAGTAAATGCAATACCTCCATCACCTCCAATTTTTTCCTCTGAGAATGCCTTACTTGTCCAACCTGTAGTTGCTGACTTAACAAGTTGTTGATTTGCATCTACTGTAAACTGAGTTAATTCTGAAGCATTCCACGTTAAATCATACCCTACTTCATAAGTGGCTGTATAATCAGTACCTCCATCTGTAATCGTAACGGTATATTCTCCTGGTGCAAGTCCAGTAATAGTTGATGTAGTAGCTCCACCTGGAGACCATGAATAAGTTGCACTGCCAGTACCTCCTGCTACTATTAACTCTATCTCTCCTGTAGAAGTTCCTGTACAACTCGCTCCTGTTACTTCAGCAAAATAAGTCAAAGGAGATGGAGCTACAACTGGACAGCTAAGTAGTTCTATTTGAGGGAGAGTAACAGAAGCACTATAAGCTGATACATCAGCTATCAAGCCAGTAGTAGGTACACCAGTAGTAACTGTTCTAAGTGAAGTGCCATTTTTAGAATATACAATTGTAGTTCCAACACGCTCTACTTGGAAAATATCTCCAATTTGAAAAGTCCCAAATGAACCTATGTTTGCACCAGACTCAAATATTCTAACATTACTTCCATCTACGTAAATAGCATATTCTATACTAGCAAAACCTACTGAGCCTTGAGTAGATGAAAGACCAATCATGTATCTTTTATCATTAGTAGTTGCTGTAAAGATAACTCCGCCATCATCTGTCATAGCCTCATCAGAAAATGCTTTGGTATTCCATCCTGTACTTCCTGATTTTACTAATTGATTGCTTCCATCTACAGTAAGACCTGTTATTCCTGTCCAAGTTAATGTAGCAGGTACAATATATGTAGCTGTATAATCAGTTCCACCATCTGTAATGGTAACTTCATACTCTCCTACCGCTAAACCAGTAACATTTTGATTCGTAGATATTTCTGTCGTTGCTGGTACTGTATTCCACGAGTATGTTTGTGCTCCACTAAAATCATTTAAAGTTAAAGTAATTGCTCCTATATCGCTAGAACAACTTGTGCTTGTTATATCAGCAGAAAAAGTTGGAGTAAGAGGAGCTACAACTGGACAGCTAAGTAGTTCTATTTGAGGGAGAGTAACAGAAGCACTATAAGCTGATACATCAGCTATCAAGTCGCTAGTAGGTACACCAGTGGTAACTGTTCTAAGTGAAGTGCCATTTTTAGAATATACAATTGTAGTTCCAACACGCTCTACTTGGAAAATATCTCCAATTTGAAAAGTCCCAAATGAACCTATGTTTGCACCAGACTCATATATTCTAACATTACTTCCATCTACGTAAATAGCATATTCTATACTAGCAAAACCTACTGAGCCTTGAGTAGATGAAAGACCAATCATGTATCTTTTATCATTAGTAGTTGCTGTAAAGATAACTCCGCCATCATCTGTCATAGCCTCATCAGAAAAAGCTTTGGTATTCCATGCTGTACTTCCTGACTTTACTAATTGATTGCTTCCATCTACAGTAAGACCTGTTATTCCTGTCCAAGTTAATGTAGCAGGTACAATATATGTAGCTGTATAATCAGTTCCACCATCTGTAATGGTAACTTCATACTCTCCTACCGCTAAACCAGTAACATTTTGACTTGTAGATATTTCTGTCGTTGCTGGTACTGTATTCCACGAGTATGTTTGTGCGCCACTAAAATCATTTAAAGTTAAAGTAATTGCTCCTATATCGCTAGAACAACTCGTGCTTGTTATATCAGCTGTGAAAGTTTGAGCAAAACTTGTTGATATAGTTACAAGTAAAAGGAGGGTAAGAAGCCAATACCTTTTAAAAGATAAATAATTAGAAAAATAATTCATAAAAAAGCATTTTAAAGTGAAATGAACGAAATAAAAAAACGGTTTTGAAAAATTTTATAACTTATGAAAATAATAATTTAGTATAGCCTTCTTGCACTTATTAACTCCTTTTAAATTTAGGAGGAAAAGTCTAGTCTGATTTTGAGTTTTTTTGATGAAAATAGCACTATCCTATACAGAAATAGTAAAGCTAAGTTCATTATATTAAACATATTATTATC harbors:
- a CDS encoding T9SS type A sorting domain-containing protein, producing MNYFSNYLSFKRYWLLTLLLLVTISTSFAQTFTADITSTSCSSDIGAITLTLNDFSGAQTYSWNTVPATTEISTSQNVTGLAVGEYEVTITDGGTDYTATYIVPATLTWTGITGLTVDGSNQLVKSGSTAWNTKAFSDEAMTDDGGVIFTATTNDKRYMIGLSSTQGSVGFASIEYAIYVDGSNVRIYESGANIGSFGTFQIGDIFQVERVGTTIVYSKNGTSLRTVTTGVPTSDLIADVSAYSASVTLPQIELLSCPVVAPLTPTFSADITSTSCSSDIGAITLTLNDFSGAQTYSWNTVPATTEISTNQNVTGLAVGEYEVTITDGGTDYTATYIVPATLTWTGITGLTVDGSNQLVKSGSTGWNTKAFSDEAMTDDGGVIFTATTNDKRYMIGLSSTQGSVGFASIEYAIYVDGSNVRIFESGANIGSFGTFQIGDIFQVERVGTTIVYSKNGTSLRTVTTGVPTTGLIADVSAYSASVTLPQIELLSCPVVAPSPLTYFAEVTGASCTGTSTGEIELIVAGGTGSATYSWSPGGATTSTITGLAPGEYTVTITDGGTDYTATYEVGYDLTWNASELTQFTVDANQQLVKSATTGWTSKAFSEEKIGGDGGIAFTASDSENYNYMVGLSYNKGVVGFRQIRFAIYLTNAGTIAVYENGIPYGVGGEFGTYEVGDDFQIERTGTTLVYSKNGVAFRTVPGVTTGDLTVDVSALTSSAVVPQIQFTSCPITLEVSSITSNTCPTDGAGAATTTLFGETGITSYLWSGGGETTPNVSNKNTGIYSVTASGSYGSRTKHVAIGYSINIDNAVDIGLSNNVFTKTSSTKSWTSGATSTQSITSSNDGWVSNTIVDNKTFYMVGLATPNTEVSYTSIDYAWYFVANSLAIPSFNRQRGTPVAYQAGDVFTVAREGSQMKFYKNGVVVQEYTVDASETLVADVAIYSPSGNTGQVQTSFCTPLVTRVASKVASQIDLNEKLKAYPNPSNGKVTVAWTNQEAKGAVTLRLMDVLGRVIEVQEQNKEGANLETTFDLQNQKAGVYFIEVISNKQSKVLRIVRN